The DNA window CGGATAAAGTGCTGGACATCCTTGATATCTTTTGCCATCTTGCAACTCGGAAGCGCACACATCACTTCCTCATGATACCTGCCACCTTCTCCTGCACGCTCGTCTAAAATGGACACGACACAAGTATCTGTCTCGGTGCGGAGCGCCCGTCCGAATCCCTGTCTTAGTTTTTTCTGCATGTCTGGAACAATCACTGCCTGAATATAATCTTTCAGGCTGGCATATTCCTTCTTCTGTGCTTCGCTGATGGGATCAGGAACAGCAAAGGGCAGTTTTACTATAATCAGCGAAGATACCATATCTCCAGGGAAGTCTACTCCTTCCCAACAGGAGCCGGCTGCAAAAAGGACAGCATTGTCCATCTGTTTAAATCTTGTGATCTCTTCCGGTGAATGTCTCCACACCTCTATCATCGGGAACGGAATTTCATCCCTTAACATCTGGTAAACGTTTCCCATCAAATGATAAGATGTGAACAGCACCAGCGTATGCCCGTAAGTCGAACAGATCAGTGAATGGATATGGCCTGCTATCATCTCTGCCTCTTCCTGACTTCCTCTTCTGCATGTCTTCAAATTCTTGGGCAGATATAAAAGACAGTTCTTCTGATATTCAAACGGGGAGTCTGCCACATATTCACGGACTCTCCGCACTCTCTGTAATCCTGTCATTTTCCGAATGTGGGAAAATCCCTGTCCGGTTTTTAAAGTTCCGCTTGTAAGAATCGCTCCCATTCCTCTGCTCCATAACATCTGGTCCAGATACTGTGGAATCCGTCTGCTGGATGCACACAATATAATCCGGTGGTCATGGTCCTGCTTCAGATGCAACACATACTTCTTATCCTGATGGAAAAAGCATTCCAGCACACTTTTGGTTTCTTCCAGCTTGTTTCTGATCCACTTTGGAATCTTCTTTTCTAATTTTTCTATGATCTTATTCATGGTCTGTATCCCCTCATATAAATACATTGCACACTCTTCTGTCATGTGGAATTCTTCTTTTATCCCATATCTGGTTCTGTGGTTTTCTCCTATGATGTCCAGCACCATACGGATCGTCCCGGACAGTTTTCTTATCTCCGGGCCTTGGTACTCTTTCCCAAGATAAAAGCAGATTTCTCGGATATCGTCATAACAGAGGCTCTTCCCGAACATCTGCTTTGCCGCATCCGGCAGCTTATGTGCTTCATCGACAATCAATGCCCGGTAGTCTTTTAATAACGGGCGGTAATCCTGCAGCCTGTGATAACCATCAGCCAGCAGATAATTGTGATTACAGATCTGAATGAACATTTCATGATCTCTGGAACGCTCCAGATACTGCTGATACCTGCATGAGCCTCTTTTCGGGCAGTCTCCCGAACAGAACTTCGGTACACTCACCATCCTTCTGTCAAACCCACTTAAGTTGGACACTTCGTCCATATCATAATGTTCTTTCAACGACAGCAGAGCTTCTTTCTGCAACGCATTTTTGTGTTTTTCTTCGATTGCAACGATTCGTTGCTCCAACCTCTCATCGCAGACAAAATGCTCTTTCCCTTTTCGTATCACAGCTTTAATAGGGGCCTGAATCGTCCCGTTCTCCTGAAGAATCCGGTAGAGAAAAGGAATATATTCTGTAAGAATTGCTTTCTGGAGTGCAATGCTGGAAGTGGATATCACGACCGGACGCTGCTCATAAGGGGAACATCCTTCTGCAAGGAGGGAATATTTTCTCATCAGAACACAGGCTACCAGATAAGCATACGTCTTGCCGATACCGACACCCGCGTCACACAGTGCTATGTTTCTTCCCAGCAGGTTATCCAGCATTTCGTGGCATAACATAATCTGTTCTTCCCTTACTGCCATTCCATGCTCCGGGAACAGTACCCGAAAGATCGTATCAATTTCACGATGCGCTCTTTTTAAATATTCTTTTGTGTAATACATAATTTGTTACCTGATATGCGTGCTGATACCACATCAATACGGCTGTAAAGGATTTCTCCCTACAGCCGCATGTATCTGATATCAACGACACATTCTTCCTTGATTTCTTATACTTTTGTTTTTTGGCGTTGTATTTGTCCTCGACTCCCCCATTGCCTTACGGGAACATTACAGGCGGATGCTTGGCATTGCACCGCTCATGGATTTTCTAAAGGTCTTGCTGATTACAACCCAAAGTCCATCCTCTGCTCACTGGCAGTTCCTATGTATCATTATCCCCTCGTAAGTGATCCTCGCAAAAGACCGCCACGATCCTGTTTCAGTTAAAGATGATTCGCTCGAAACGAAAACGCCACAAAAGAACTCTGCCTCTCACTTTCTGGTCTAATTTCTTCCATGCCCTTTTCATCTGTCCTCGCGTCTTCCTGCCACGCTTCTACTTACGGGAACGTACCTGTAATGCTGGTATGAGGTTGTCAAAGTACACTGGCAAAATTTACCTGCCTATTAAATAGCCGACGAAAAACGCCATAATTATTCAATTTTTGATAAATTTTTTAATTTTTTTCTCAAACGGTTTCTTTTGGTATAAATCGTCTGTTCTGCCATTCCCATAATCTTAGCAACTTCTCTTCCAGAATATCCCCATGTACTGAGTAAGAGGATTTCCAGTGTCTGATGCTCCGTTTCTTTCAATAGTTCATAGATTCGCTTATCACCTATGTGATCCAGAAGCTCCTTTACATCCCTTGCAAACAGCTCGCTGTCCTTTTCTTTTATGGAATCCATATCCTGCATCGTTTCATCCAGATGTTCCCGGTATCTGCGCTCTTCCAGAAAGTCTTCCCTGTCCATCTGGCGCAGCTTTTGGATCTTCTCTTCTTCCATTCCCAGTTCACGCAATTTCTTTTCTTCCTGTTCTTTCCAATAATTCCACTTTCGTTCTTCACTTGTCTTGTTATAAGCCATTTATCTTTCCTCCGATCTGATTTTTGATATAGAAATCAAATCGGAGCATGGCGGTGACCGGATAGGTACGTTATAATGTTCGAAAAATGTCGAAGAAAAAAATGCTGCAACCTCTTCGATTACAGCACTTTTTTCCATCTTACGTGAATATTTCTTGTTGGTTCATAGGAGATTCCTTCTTTTTCTCATAATGAATAAAAGACTCTTGTCATCCATTATTTATTATAATTTTTCTACTATTACAATAGCTTTTTTAACAAGTTTTCTTGTCTTGGAGTTTAAAAGAAAGCTACCAGTTTTTTTCCTCTGATAGCTTTCCATTCATTCTTATTCTGTTGGGAACATCGCTGCTTCCAACTTATTCATCTCTGTATCCAAAAGACCATATTTTCCTGAGTTATCTTTTTCCACGGATACGTTTACAGTAACAGCTTTTCCATATCTGTTCTTTTCAAGACTCTTCTGGACACTTTCTGTTAATACAGCTGCAAAGACTTCCGGATCATTTCCATCCAATCCCTGCTTTATTTTTTCATTGCTTACCTCTGTAGAGCTTTGTTGCAATGTCTGAAATACATTGGATGGTTCAACTTGTACACTTACTGTATAGACTCCATCCTCTTCTTTCACATCTTGTACTTTGTATTTTGCCAGTTTCTTTACTTCTGTCAGTTTTTCCGCATAATCAGCAATTCCTTTATCCGTAATGTTATCGGAATCATCAAATTGCTGTTGGATACTCTCATTAAAATCCTCTTCGATTTCTTTCTTGGCATCTTTTTCCGAGATTTCTAACAGATTCGCATAGTCCTTATATTCTCCATGATAGTGTGCATCAAGAGAACTTTGGACGTAGGATTTGGCATCAAAGTCTGGTTGTCTGGAGCAAGCTGATAACAATATACATACTATAATTCCTATACTTATGCACAAAACACAATTCTTCTTTTGCATATTCTCTCCTTCACGCTTTATTTATCTTCAATTTTTATCGAAAATAACATTTTTAAATACTGTTCTATTGACTCCTTTTGAACTTTTCTTTCAATATTATATGGAATGCACATAAAAAACTCCACATAACCATTATCAATAAAACTCAGCAATACTTCTCCATTTTCTGTTAAAAAATGTACATATTTTTTATTACATTTACTTTCAAATTTAATATTCGACATTTGCTTGTATATTTTTTTGTAATGATTTTTTATGCTTACTTCATCTG is part of the Blautia faecicola genome and encodes:
- a CDS encoding ATP-dependent DNA helicase; amino-acid sequence: MYYTKEYLKRAHREIDTIFRVLFPEHGMAVREEQIMLCHEMLDNLLGRNIALCDAGVGIGKTYAYLVACVLMRKYSLLAEGCSPYEQRPVVISTSSIALQKAILTEYIPFLYRILQENGTIQAPIKAVIRKGKEHFVCDERLEQRIVAIEEKHKNALQKEALLSLKEHYDMDEVSNLSGFDRRMVSVPKFCSGDCPKRGSCRYQQYLERSRDHEMFIQICNHNYLLADGYHRLQDYRPLLKDYRALIVDEAHKLPDAAKQMFGKSLCYDDIREICFYLGKEYQGPEIRKLSGTIRMVLDIIGENHRTRYGIKEEFHMTEECAMYLYEGIQTMNKIIEKLEKKIPKWIRNKLEETKSVLECFFHQDKKYVLHLKQDHDHRIILCASSRRIPQYLDQMLWSRGMGAILTSGTLKTGQGFSHIRKMTGLQRVRRVREYVADSPFEYQKNCLLYLPKNLKTCRRGSQEEAEMIAGHIHSLICSTYGHTLVLFTSYHLMGNVYQMLRDEIPFPMIEVWRHSPEEITRFKQMDNAVLFAAGSCWEGVDFPGDMVSSLIIVKLPFAVPDPISEAQKKEYASLKDYIQAVIVPDMQKKLRQGFGRALRTETDTCVVSILDERAGEGGRYHEEVMCALPSCKMAKDIKDVQHFIRNRKGVEYYL
- a CDS encoding helix-turn-helix transcriptional regulator yields the protein MAYNKTSEERKWNYWKEQEEKKLRELGMEEEKIQKLRQMDREDFLEERRYREHLDETMQDMDSIKEKDSELFARDVKELLDHIGDKRIYELLKETEHQTLEILLLSTWGYSGREVAKIMGMAEQTIYTKRNRLRKKLKNLSKIE